From a single Verrucomicrobiales bacterium genomic region:
- a CDS encoding substrate-binding domain-containing protein: protein MQKLITLLASLAMLGTVGCNKPAETGSNSGGTASAKRTIALMPKSKGNAYFISCKQGADQAAGELKADLLFDGPTDPDPAKQNEIIENWITLGVDVIAVACENKEGISTALRKAKQKGVKVLTYDSDAATDARDFFVNQATPEGIGHTLMDEAGRLLGGEGEFAIITASLTAANMNEWRKHIEARLAEKYPKMKLVATKPCDDLKDKAQTEATSLLSAYPNLKLIMAICSPAVPGAAEAVKQAGKAGTVKVIGLGLPSENRRYVKEDVTQSVILWKTVDLGYLTVHAANGLAAGTLKPGATSYAAGRLGNLEIQGDQILLGKPFIFNKENIDQFDF from the coding sequence ATGCAAAAGCTTATCACGCTGCTGGCATCACTGGCGATGCTGGGGACCGTTGGATGCAATAAACCGGCCGAAACAGGTTCGAACTCGGGGGGGACCGCCTCAGCCAAGCGGACCATCGCGCTGATGCCCAAAAGCAAAGGCAACGCTTACTTCATCTCTTGCAAGCAGGGTGCCGATCAGGCCGCCGGGGAATTGAAGGCGGATCTCTTGTTCGACGGCCCGACGGATCCGGACCCCGCCAAGCAGAATGAGATCATCGAGAACTGGATCACCTTGGGCGTGGACGTGATCGCCGTGGCCTGCGAAAACAAGGAAGGCATCTCCACCGCCCTCCGCAAGGCGAAGCAAAAGGGGGTGAAGGTGTTGACCTATGACTCGGATGCCGCCACGGATGCCCGCGACTTCTTCGTCAACCAAGCCACCCCGGAGGGCATCGGCCATACCTTGATGGACGAAGCCGGCCGCCTGCTGGGCGGGGAGGGGGAATTCGCCATTATCACGGCATCCCTGACCGCGGCCAACATGAACGAATGGCGTAAACACATCGAAGCCCGGTTGGCCGAGAAATATCCCAAAATGAAACTCGTGGCCACCAAGCCCTGTGATGATCTGAAGGACAAAGCCCAGACCGAAGCGACCTCGCTGCTCAGCGCTTATCCGAATCTTAAGCTCATCATGGCGATCTGTTCTCCGGCGGTGCCGGGAGCGGCGGAGGCGGTGAAGCAGGCTGGCAAGGCGGGCACCGTCAAAGTCATCGGCCTGGGACTGCCCAGCGAGAATCGAAGGTATGTGAAGGAGGACGTCACCCAGAGCGTCATTCTTTGGAAGACAGTCGATCTGGGCTACCTGACGGTTCATGCCGCGAATGGGTTGGCCGCCGGAACATTAAAGCCCGGGGCGACCTCCTATGCCGCGGGTCGGCTCGGTAATCTGGAGATCCAGGGGGATCAGATCCTCTTGGGGAAACCGTTTATCTTTAACAAAGAGAACATTGATCAGTTCGATTTTTGA
- a CDS encoding SUMF1/EgtB/PvdO family nonheme iron enzyme, protein MVSGFAAEPIDFQTHVRPILESTCLSCHDAEHPKGKLRMDTAAATKSGGENKGAGLVPGKPEESSIYKSIILPADHDDIMPPKGDVLTKEQVSVLKQWIEQGANWPADVTLKKIRRAEFTKDIKPILEQNCVSCHRADYIKGELRLDEKEAAFRGGESGSGIVPFDPKKSRVFVTTTLTADDDGVMPPAKKGGPMPKEKVELLQAWIEQGAPWPDGVKLEAKKAESAPGANEGELVKNIHKMIVEKSKVASAAAMERYTNLIPGTKIRYAMVAIPGGEVLMGSPETEAKRQDDEGPRVKIQIPPFWMGQYEVTWNEFELFMYPDEEHKFKSEISTDPEVDKVSDVVTRPTKPYVEMSFGMGKDGFPAISMTHHAANKFCQWLSAKTGHFYRLPTEAEWEYACRAGSTTAYSFGDDASKIGEYAWYEKNSDFKYQKVGKKKPNAWGLYDMHGNVAEWCLDQYQPSFEALKALGELNPYVPSKTPYPHVAKGGSWDDEPKSLRSAVRRASDKSWKMQDPQLPKSIWYLTDAQFLGFRIVRPLQVPSAEEMQKYWNNGVEKE, encoded by the coding sequence ATGGTGTCGGGCTTTGCTGCTGAACCCATTGATTTTCAAACACATGTTCGGCCGATTCTGGAATCGACCTGCCTGAGCTGCCACGACGCTGAACATCCGAAGGGGAAGCTCCGCATGGATACGGCGGCCGCGACCAAGAGCGGCGGCGAGAACAAAGGAGCGGGTTTGGTGCCCGGCAAGCCCGAGGAAAGCTCGATCTACAAGAGCATTATCCTCCCGGCCGATCACGATGATATCATGCCGCCCAAAGGGGATGTGCTGACCAAGGAGCAGGTGTCGGTGCTCAAGCAGTGGATTGAGCAAGGTGCCAACTGGCCTGCGGATGTGACCTTAAAGAAGATCCGTCGCGCTGAATTTACCAAGGATATCAAACCCATTTTGGAGCAGAACTGCGTGTCCTGCCATCGGGCGGATTACATCAAAGGTGAGCTCCGGCTTGATGAGAAGGAAGCGGCGTTCCGTGGGGGCGAGAGCGGTTCTGGCATCGTCCCATTCGATCCGAAAAAGAGCCGGGTTTTCGTGACCACGACCTTGACGGCGGATGATGATGGTGTGATGCCTCCGGCCAAAAAGGGTGGACCGATGCCCAAGGAGAAGGTGGAGTTGCTGCAGGCCTGGATTGAGCAGGGTGCTCCTTGGCCTGATGGGGTGAAGCTGGAAGCCAAGAAGGCGGAAAGCGCACCGGGGGCCAACGAGGGAGAGTTGGTCAAAAACATTCATAAGATGATCGTGGAGAAATCCAAGGTGGCGTCAGCCGCCGCCATGGAGCGCTACACCAACCTCATTCCTGGCACCAAGATTCGGTATGCCATGGTGGCGATTCCGGGGGGAGAGGTTCTGATGGGCAGTCCGGAGACCGAGGCCAAGCGCCAGGACGATGAGGGACCTCGTGTGAAGATTCAGATCCCTCCGTTCTGGATGGGGCAATATGAAGTGACCTGGAACGAGTTCGAACTGTTCATGTATCCGGACGAAGAACATAAGTTCAAATCCGAGATCAGCACGGATCCCGAGGTCGACAAGGTTTCTGATGTGGTGACCCGTCCGACCAAGCCGTACGTGGAGATGAGTTTTGGAATGGGCAAGGACGGGTTCCCGGCGATCAGTATGACCCATCACGCGGCCAACAAGTTTTGTCAGTGGCTCAGCGCCAAGACCGGACATTTCTACCGTCTGCCTACGGAAGCCGAATGGGAGTATGCGTGTCGCGCCGGATCGACGACCGCTTATTCGTTTGGCGACGATGCCAGCAAGATTGGCGAATATGCCTGGTATGAGAAGAATAGCGATTTCAAGTATCAGAAGGTGGGTAAGAAAAAGCCCAACGCTTGGGGTTTGTATGATATGCACGGCAACGTGGCCGAGTGGTGCTTGGATCAGTATCAGCCTTCCTTTGAGGCCCTGAAAGCTTTAGGGGAGCTCAACCCCTATGTTCCCTCGAAGACTCCCTATCCGCACGTCGCGAAGGGTGGATCCTGGGATGATGAGCCGAAGAGCCTCCGATCTGCGGTCCGCCGCGCTTCCGATAAGAGTTGGAAGATGCAGGATCCTCAGCTTCCGAAGAGCATCTGGTATTTGACGGATGCCCAGTTCCTTGGCTTCCGCATTGTGCGCCCCTTGCAAGTGCCGAGCGCTGAAGAGATGCAGAAGTATTGGAACAACGGGGTAGAAAAGGAATAA
- a CDS encoding family 78 glycoside hydrolase catalytic domain codes for MLNRCLMPGSWALLVAGLLIGPWPVSLSAEGLSPVALRTEWLQNPLGIDSPSPRLSWKLESSLRAQRQTGYRVLVASSKQALEANSGDLWDTGKVASDETIGRAYEGKPLGSGQLCFWKVKVWDQAGQESEWSETASWSMGLLDPRDWKAVWISVRDKTPLHRDRDQLHLPPARHYRKEFGLPKAVRRATIYASSLGLHELYLNGRRVGDALLEPGWSDYAKRVYYRTHDVTGLVRAGTNAIGGIVADGWYAGYVGYGLLVGYGPYRTGRSIYGKTPALCAQLEVEFEDGTRSWVGTDATWKVTDQGPIREADLIMGETFDSRAELTGWAEAGFDDRQWAPCIRAEGNGSVRAIFSDTMGDREVDLGFRAPPVLQSYPAPAIRVTQELPAIQLMKPNPGVYIFDFGQNFAGVARLKLRGVRGTKVQIRYGELLHPDGRLMTENLRKARATDYYILKGDPAGEVWTPRFTYHGFQYVEISGVPVRPELQDAVGLVMHNDTPLAATFSCSDPVLSKFWTNALWTQRANFVEVPTDCPQRDERLGWMGDAQIYARTASFNADVAAFFTKWLDDVAEAQRSFGAYPDYAPYPMSHGEPRKSFGTAWMDAGIICPWTMWKVYGDKRLVDRQWKSMSRFMEFRMAASSKHLGLSIGNTWGDWLNLGEETPIEFIDTCYAAHTSALMAELAEATGRDVEASNYRRWFGEVRAAFLKHYGLPRGGLKVDTQTAYVLALAFELLPEDQRKAAADRLAEKIAKNGHRMATGFLGTKWLLPVLTAHGHHDLALRLFQSRDFPSWGYEVINGATTVWERWDSYTKEEGFGRHNAAMNSFSHYSFGAVCEWAFRSLAGIDTDGPAYKQIVIRPGPGKGDLDPQAKSAPIDRVDATYNSIRGPIRSSWHRDGSVFSLNLTVPANATATVYFPARDEASISEGGHPVDQSEGVRVLRREGDRVVMTVGSGEYQFQSR; via the coding sequence ATGTTGAATCGCTGTCTGATGCCGGGGTCGTGGGCGTTGCTGGTTGCCGGTCTTCTGATCGGGCCCTGGCCGGTATCCCTGTCGGCCGAGGGGTTGAGCCCGGTCGCGTTGCGAACCGAGTGGCTTCAGAATCCGCTGGGCATTGATAGCCCTTCTCCGCGCCTCAGCTGGAAGCTGGAATCCAGTTTGCGCGCCCAGCGACAGACTGGTTATCGCGTGCTGGTCGCCAGCTCCAAGCAAGCCCTCGAAGCAAACTCGGGCGACTTATGGGATACCGGCAAAGTGGCGTCGGACGAGACCATCGGCCGGGCCTATGAAGGGAAACCGCTCGGTTCAGGCCAGCTCTGTTTCTGGAAGGTGAAGGTTTGGGATCAGGCGGGGCAAGAATCCGAATGGAGCGAGACGGCCAGCTGGTCCATGGGATTGCTCGATCCTCGTGACTGGAAAGCAGTGTGGATCAGTGTTCGCGACAAGACGCCCTTGCATCGGGATCGCGATCAGCTCCACCTCCCTCCCGCTCGGCACTACCGCAAAGAGTTTGGCCTTCCGAAGGCGGTTCGGCGTGCGACCATTTACGCTTCGTCCCTCGGACTCCATGAGCTGTACCTCAACGGTCGGCGAGTTGGCGATGCCCTGCTCGAGCCTGGGTGGAGCGACTACGCCAAGCGGGTGTATTATCGCACCCACGATGTGACCGGATTGGTGAGGGCAGGGACCAACGCGATCGGGGGAATTGTGGCCGATGGATGGTATGCCGGCTATGTTGGCTATGGGCTGCTGGTCGGTTACGGGCCGTACCGTACAGGCCGGTCGATCTACGGGAAGACGCCCGCGTTGTGCGCTCAGCTGGAGGTTGAGTTTGAGGATGGAACACGTTCCTGGGTAGGGACGGATGCCACCTGGAAGGTGACCGACCAGGGTCCCATCCGCGAGGCTGACCTGATCATGGGAGAAACCTTTGATTCGCGGGCCGAACTGACGGGCTGGGCTGAGGCGGGCTTTGACGATCGACAGTGGGCGCCCTGTATTCGGGCGGAGGGGAACGGCAGTGTGAGGGCGATCTTTTCGGACACCATGGGGGATCGCGAGGTCGATCTCGGCTTTCGGGCACCGCCTGTTTTGCAATCGTATCCAGCTCCCGCGATCCGGGTGACCCAGGAGTTGCCCGCCATTCAGCTGATGAAGCCCAATCCGGGCGTCTATATTTTCGATTTCGGCCAGAACTTCGCCGGCGTGGCTCGGCTCAAGCTGCGCGGGGTCCGCGGGACCAAGGTGCAAATCCGCTACGGCGAACTATTGCACCCGGATGGCCGGCTCATGACGGAGAACCTGCGGAAGGCCCGGGCTACCGACTATTATATTTTGAAAGGGGACCCGGCCGGCGAAGTTTGGACTCCCAGGTTTACGTATCACGGCTTTCAGTATGTTGAGATTTCCGGAGTGCCGGTGCGTCCTGAGCTTCAAGATGCGGTCGGGTTGGTGATGCACAACGACACGCCTCTGGCGGCCACCTTCTCCTGCAGCGACCCGGTTCTCTCCAAGTTTTGGACCAACGCGCTGTGGACTCAACGCGCCAATTTCGTGGAGGTGCCTACGGATTGCCCTCAGCGGGACGAGCGTCTGGGCTGGATGGGCGATGCGCAGATCTATGCCCGGACGGCCTCCTTTAACGCGGATGTGGCCGCTTTTTTCACCAAATGGCTCGACGATGTGGCCGAGGCGCAACGCTCGTTCGGAGCTTATCCCGACTATGCCCCCTATCCGATGTCGCATGGAGAACCCCGAAAGTCGTTTGGCACGGCCTGGATGGATGCGGGGATCATCTGTCCATGGACCATGTGGAAGGTCTATGGGGACAAGCGTCTCGTGGATCGTCAGTGGAAATCGATGTCCCGGTTCATGGAGTTCCGCATGGCCGCGAGTTCCAAACATCTGGGTTTATCCATTGGCAACACCTGGGGCGATTGGCTGAACCTCGGCGAAGAAACGCCGATTGAGTTTATCGATACCTGCTATGCCGCGCATACCTCGGCGCTCATGGCGGAGCTGGCCGAAGCAACGGGTCGCGACGTGGAGGCGTCCAACTATCGGCGGTGGTTTGGCGAGGTGCGGGCCGCCTTCCTCAAACACTATGGGCTGCCCCGAGGCGGGTTGAAGGTGGATACGCAGACCGCCTACGTGCTGGCGCTGGCCTTTGAGCTGTTGCCGGAGGATCAGCGCAAGGCAGCTGCGGATCGGCTGGCCGAGAAAATCGCCAAGAACGGCCATCGAATGGCTACCGGATTTCTGGGGACGAAGTGGCTGCTGCCGGTTCTGACCGCCCACGGGCATCACGATCTGGCGTTGCGACTCTTTCAAAGCCGGGACTTTCCCTCCTGGGGCTACGAGGTGATCAACGGCGCGACGACGGTCTGGGAGCGCTGGGATAGCTATACCAAGGAGGAGGGCTTTGGACGCCACAACGCCGCGATGAACTCCTTCAGCCACTATTCGTTTGGAGCGGTCTGCGAGTGGGCGTTTCGCTCGCTGGCGGGCATCGACACGGATGGACCGGCCTATAAGCAGATCGTGATTCGGCCTGGACCCGGAAAAGGCGACCTCGATCCCCAGGCGAAGAGTGCGCCCATTGATAGGGTTGATGCCACTTACAACTCGATCCGGGGTCCCATTCGAAGTTCGTGGCACCGGGATGGATCCGTGTTTTCGCTGAACCTGACGGTGCCGGCGAATGCCACGGCCACGGTCTATTTCCCCGCGCGGGATGAGGCCAGTATTTCCGAGGGTGGGCATCCCGTGGACCAATCCGAAGGCGTCCGAGTTCTGCGTCGCGAAGGGGATCGAGTGGTGATGACTGTCGGGTCGGGCGAGTATCAGTTTCAAAGCCGCTGA